One Gimesia sp. genomic window carries:
- a CDS encoding DUF3592 domain-containing protein, producing MNRRHNRMTNVGRKLVMFLGFLFIFVGYILAYEKGLPLLERAKASKTWPTVEGVVLESRVESHRSSNSSSSTYSPHVVYRYQVEGKDFEGETVWFGNDVSTSDRSLSEETIRKYPVKQNITVYYDPADHAIAVLEPGVFKTTYFFYLFGWLFLGLGILMASSILFRSLLRLFRGGAEMQTPAESAG from the coding sequence ATGAATCGCAGACATAACCGAATGACCAATGTCGGCCGCAAGCTGGTGATGTTCCTTGGATTCCTCTTTATCTTCGTGGGTTACATTTTAGCTTACGAGAAGGGCCTGCCGCTGCTGGAACGGGCCAAAGCCAGCAAAACCTGGCCGACCGTGGAAGGGGTCGTTCTGGAATCGCGGGTCGAGTCACATCGCAGCAGCAACTCCAGTTCGTCAACTTACTCTCCCCATGTCGTCTATCGCTACCAGGTGGAAGGGAAAGACTTTGAAGGGGAGACCGTCTGGTTCGGGAACGATGTCTCGACGTCTGACCGCTCCCTGTCGGAAGAGACGATCCGCAAATATCCCGTCAAGCAAAACATCACCGTCTATTACGACCCGGCGGATCACGCGATCGCGGTGCTGGAACCCGGGGTCTTTAAAACCACGTATTTCTTTTACCTGTTTGGCTGGCTGTTCCTCGGCCTGGGGATCCTGATGGCCAGCAGCATTCTGTTCCGTTCCCTGTTACGCCTGTTTCGGGGTGGGGCAGAAATGCAGACACCGGCAGAGTCTGCCGGTTAA
- a CDS encoding TIGR00266 family protein codes for MSMQCHEVDYEIFGSDLQIVEIILDPGESVVAEAGSMNYMEDGIRFEARMGDGSRPDDGFMGKLFKAGKRMLSGESLFMTHFTNDGRGQKRVAFAAPYPGKIIAIDMSKIGGTITCQKDSFLCAALGTEVTMAFNKRLGSGFFGGEGFILQQLSGDGMAFVHAGGTVIKKKLQGETLRVDTGCIVAFTGDIDYSIEKAGNLKSMVLGGEGLFLATLSGHGTVLLQSLPFSRLADRVLAHAPSAGGSSRGEGSVLGGLGDMFGDS; via the coding sequence ATCAGCATGCAATGCCACGAAGTTGACTACGAGATCTTTGGTTCCGACCTGCAGATTGTGGAAATCATCCTCGATCCGGGGGAATCGGTGGTCGCCGAAGCGGGCAGCATGAATTACATGGAAGACGGGATTCGCTTTGAAGCCCGTATGGGCGATGGTTCCCGCCCCGACGATGGGTTTATGGGTAAGTTGTTCAAAGCGGGCAAACGGATGCTTTCCGGCGAATCGCTCTTCATGACTCATTTCACCAATGATGGTCGGGGACAGAAACGGGTTGCATTCGCTGCCCCCTATCCCGGGAAGATCATCGCCATTGATATGAGTAAGATCGGCGGCACGATTACCTGCCAGAAGGACTCCTTCCTGTGTGCGGCTCTAGGCACGGAAGTCACGATGGCGTTTAACAAACGCCTGGGCTCCGGTTTTTTCGGTGGGGAAGGTTTTATTCTGCAGCAACTCAGCGGCGACGGGATGGCGTTCGTGCACGCTGGCGGAACGGTCATCAAAAAGAAACTCCAGGGGGAGACGCTCCGCGTAGATACCGGTTGTATCGTCGCCTTCACGGGGGACATCGATTACAGCATCGAGAAAGCAGGGAACCTGAAATCAATGGTGCTCGGCGGCGAAGGCCTGTTTCTGGCGACGCTTTCGGGACATGGCACCGTGCTGCTGCAGAGTCTGCCTTTCTCACGGCTGGCAGATCGCGTGCTGGCACATGCTCCGTCAGCCGGCGGGTCTTCCCGCGGGGAAGGCTCTGTTCTGGGTGGCCTGGGCGATATGTTTGGGGACAGCTGA
- a CDS encoding FliM/FliN family flagellar motor switch protein — protein sequence MSGFSQENVEAIFAQAGESMAAISDSLNQCFDTSYRIELGESGMWSPEELDDTFRGPGLAVLFRIGDEAMLGLIPEGLPLPDWYTSPGESQSSRLQTLSMEWSMNLIPLDAGEAEEFRAYAVESLLNEVMQGAPADWAALLRLNVFPGESETEAEESDGQSPSAVIPVIWPLTNVPVAETASAEPDPAPEPAATQSAEKAASAAAPAGAMSSGHNPLNRITKLPVQAIVKLASKKIEMNQLLSICPGSLITFDKACEDPLEMYINNQVYCLGEAVKIGENFGLKIDKVGFHKEYKSKIIEF from the coding sequence ATGTCGGGCTTCAGCCAGGAGAATGTCGAAGCCATCTTCGCCCAGGCGGGTGAAAGTATGGCCGCGATTTCCGATTCTCTCAATCAGTGTTTCGATACGAGCTATCGAATCGAGCTGGGTGAGTCGGGCATGTGGTCTCCCGAAGAGCTGGACGACACGTTTCGCGGTCCGGGCCTGGCTGTCTTATTTCGCATTGGCGACGAGGCAATGCTGGGCCTGATCCCGGAAGGACTGCCTTTACCAGACTGGTACACGTCCCCGGGAGAGTCGCAGTCTTCACGATTGCAGACGCTGTCGATGGAATGGTCCATGAACCTGATCCCGCTGGATGCAGGTGAAGCTGAAGAGTTTAGAGCTTACGCAGTTGAGAGTTTATTAAATGAAGTCATGCAGGGTGCTCCCGCCGATTGGGCAGCATTACTGCGCTTGAATGTGTTTCCGGGTGAATCGGAAACCGAAGCAGAAGAGAGTGACGGCCAGAGCCCGAGTGCTGTGATCCCTGTAATTTGGCCCCTGACGAACGTGCCAGTTGCAGAAACCGCATCCGCGGAACCCGATCCGGCGCCTGAACCGGCCGCCACTCAGTCTGCTGAGAAAGCCGCGTCCGCGGCTGCTCCCGCGGGAGCGATGTCCAGTGGTCATAACCCGTTGAACCGCATCACCAAATTGCCCGTGCAGGCGATCGTGAAACTGGCCTCCAAAAAAATCGAGATGAACCAGCTGCTCTCCATCTGCCCGGGCTCGCTGATCACTTTCGACAAAGCTTGCGAAGATCCCCTGGAAATGTATATCAACAACCAGGTTTACTGCCTGGGTGAAGCGGTCAAAATTGGGGAAAACTTCGGCCTCAAGATCGACAAGGTTGGCTTTCATAAGGAATACAAATCGAAGATTATTGAATTCTGA
- a CDS encoding serine/threonine-protein kinase → MTSQESLPEFFARPVPQGDGPETIISPLEPIPAPDANRPQSGSQPNMARSSIWNRLFPPTTDDPEVEVETTSPSGMELEHFVIRERIGRGGMGAVFRAIDTRLDRVVALKVLSPGQSRDAGSVKRFQNEAKAAARLDHENISRVFYIGEDQGLNFIAFEYVKGTNVREIIQSRGILPAAEAVNYALQIASALKHINKAGVVHRDIKPSNIIITPGGRAKLVDLGLARKDSDNASADLTTAGTTLGTFDYISPEQAKDPRNVDVRSDIYSLGCTLYHMLTGEPPYGEGTVLQKLLDHSGKNVPDPATINKQIPRELSLIVQKMMASDPDERFQTPEELMYHLMQVAGQLDLRGVNPEGLVWTSPTNSRLSFLEKHVGWIATAAVLLIVVILLDRYPSLDPGSVTVTQNPAPQTGDKGTTTDNGSDVISPEASQPLPEPDTPMVGSLTENSAVASTTSTDAGKEKQPAGTSSNNKNSSAADNSSETPLAQMNLDEPGGKELSGIFDMPLLSSPGSIKDLIETEKPVTNKVLLENKPENQLAMSNTPEPRKTMIPLAPAPEVKPETEPDPFPRKDANEFRKIEIPAITIINPDGTAGQDFKTLDAACAAAEDGSIIELGFTGVRKEAPIHINNKRVRIRAAKDRKPVLQFESVEEPAEGYQTHMIHIANGSLELFDVSIVVDVKDLNTDSWAIFSLKNAHDIRLHQVTVTCANNTSQQVAIFEMNEPINQGLDDDSMMGKRPVKESTFIEIINSVLRCDGQAFSVRETAPTRLEITNSALMIGQSLIDLVGCSNKPMEGDHLELVLNHSTFLLGRGLAVMDSGSIPRELIPLHVSSRNNIFFSRSDAPFVLMKGNTNENDFRQKLLTWRGSNNYFDRFETYWTIQSQQGTTGALSLDALDWKDIWGLSSDVNNLQMRIPWLADREKLIKSPCAELQTAQLQFTQPTDGSPTITAVDRTNAGADLITLPELPRNTKVPKID, encoded by the coding sequence ATGACAAGCCAGGAATCGCTGCCCGAGTTCTTCGCGCGACCGGTTCCTCAGGGGGACGGTCCGGAGACGATCATCAGTCCGCTGGAGCCGATCCCGGCTCCCGATGCGAATCGTCCGCAATCAGGTTCACAGCCTAACATGGCCCGCTCTTCCATCTGGAACCGCCTGTTTCCTCCCACCACAGATGATCCCGAAGTGGAAGTCGAAACAACCAGTCCGTCCGGCATGGAACTGGAACATTTTGTCATTCGTGAGCGCATCGGCCGGGGAGGCATGGGCGCTGTATTCCGGGCAATCGATACCCGCCTGGATCGTGTAGTGGCACTCAAGGTGCTCAGCCCTGGTCAGTCCCGGGATGCAGGTTCGGTTAAACGTTTTCAGAACGAAGCCAAAGCAGCTGCCCGGCTGGACCACGAAAATATTTCGCGTGTGTTTTACATCGGCGAAGATCAGGGTCTGAACTTCATCGCCTTCGAATACGTGAAGGGAACCAACGTCCGCGAGATCATTCAGTCACGTGGAATCCTGCCGGCTGCGGAAGCGGTCAACTACGCCCTGCAGATCGCTTCAGCGCTGAAGCACATCAACAAGGCCGGCGTGGTCCACCGTGATATTAAACCATCCAACATCATCATTACGCCCGGCGGCCGCGCCAAACTGGTGGACCTCGGTCTGGCCCGTAAGGACAGCGACAACGCTTCGGCAGACCTCACCACCGCAGGCACCACGCTGGGAACCTTCGACTACATCTCACCGGAACAGGCTAAGGACCCCCGGAACGTGGATGTGCGGAGCGATATTTATTCGCTGGGCTGCACGCTGTATCACATGCTGACCGGGGAACCACCCTACGGCGAAGGGACCGTGTTGCAGAAGCTGCTCGATCACTCGGGCAAGAACGTTCCCGACCCGGCGACCATCAACAAACAGATTCCACGCGAACTCTCGCTCATCGTACAGAAGATGATGGCCAGTGATCCGGACGAACGGTTCCAGACTCCCGAAGAGTTGATGTATCACCTGATGCAGGTTGCCGGCCAGTTGGATCTCCGCGGCGTGAACCCCGAAGGTCTGGTCTGGACTTCCCCCACGAATTCGCGACTCAGCTTCCTGGAAAAACATGTCGGCTGGATCGCAACCGCGGCTGTGCTGTTAATCGTGGTAATCCTGCTCGACCGCTATCCATCACTCGATCCCGGTTCCGTGACGGTGACACAAAACCCGGCTCCCCAGACAGGCGACAAAGGCACGACGACAGACAACGGATCAGACGTGATCAGTCCCGAAGCCAGTCAACCTCTGCCCGAACCCGACACGCCGATGGTCGGCTCGCTGACTGAGAATTCGGCGGTCGCTTCGACGACATCAACCGACGCCGGCAAAGAGAAACAGCCGGCCGGCACCAGTTCAAACAACAAAAACAGCAGTGCGGCTGACAACAGCAGCGAAACTCCACTGGCTCAGATGAATCTGGATGAACCCGGCGGTAAGGAACTGAGCGGCATTTTCGACATGCCCCTGCTCTCTTCTCCCGGTTCCATCAAGGATCTGATCGAAACTGAAAAACCCGTGACGAACAAGGTCCTGCTGGAGAACAAGCCCGAGAATCAACTGGCCATGTCCAACACTCCGGAACCCAGGAAGACCATGATTCCGCTGGCGCCCGCCCCCGAGGTGAAACCCGAGACCGAACCGGATCCGTTCCCCCGGAAAGACGCGAATGAATTCCGGAAGATCGAGATTCCAGCTATCACGATCATCAATCCGGATGGAACCGCCGGCCAGGATTTCAAAACACTCGACGCGGCCTGTGCCGCTGCCGAAGATGGCAGCATCATCGAACTGGGATTCACGGGCGTCCGCAAAGAAGCCCCGATTCACATCAACAACAAACGGGTCCGCATCCGGGCCGCGAAAGACCGCAAGCCGGTTCTCCAGTTTGAATCTGTGGAAGAACCTGCAGAAGGATATCAGACACACATGATTCACATCGCCAACGGTTCTTTAGAACTGTTTGATGTGAGCATTGTGGTCGACGTGAAAGATCTGAATACCGATTCCTGGGCCATCTTCTCGCTCAAGAATGCACACGACATTCGCCTGCATCAGGTGACGGTCACTTGTGCCAACAACACGAGTCAGCAGGTTGCCATCTTCGAAATGAACGAGCCCATCAACCAGGGCCTCGACGATGATTCCATGATGGGCAAACGCCCAGTCAAAGAATCGACGTTCATTGAAATCATCAACTCGGTACTCCGCTGTGACGGGCAGGCCTTCTCGGTTCGCGAGACAGCTCCCACCCGTCTGGAAATTACGAACTCGGCCCTGATGATTGGTCAGTCACTGATCGACCTGGTCGGCTGCAGTAACAAACCGATGGAAGGGGATCACCTGGAACTGGTGCTGAACCACTCCACGTTCCTGCTGGGCCGCGGTCTGGCGGTGATGGACAGCGGTTCGATTCCTCGCGAACTGATTCCGCTCCATGTTTCTTCCCGCAACAATATCTTCTTCTCGCGCAGCGATGCCCCATTCGTGCTGATGAAGGGGAACACGAACGAGAACGATTTCCGTCAGAAGCTGCTGACCTGGCGTGGTTCGAACAATTACTTTGACCGCTTCGAAACCTACTGGACGATTCAGTCTCAGCAGGGAACCACCGGCGCACTGTCACTCGACGCCCTGGACTGGAAAGACATCTGGGGGCTCTCTTCCGATGTCAACAATCTGCAGATGCGCATCCCCTGGCTCGCCGATCGTGAGAAACTGATCAAGTCACCCTGTGCCGAGCTGCAGACCGCACAACTTCAGTTCACGCAACCCACTGATGGCAGCCCGACGATCACCGCTGTGGATCGGACCAATGCCGGTGCCGACCTGATTACTCTGCCGGAACTGCCGCGGAATACCAAAGTCCCGAAAATCGATTAA
- a CDS encoding class I SAM-dependent methyltransferase, with product MTAEKKRSLLSDEELEWSDVAANCRMNREREITGTNSYTADLKLNPLEFLTEKIQAGQTVRWLDLCCGSGRALIQAYEHFQQAGLSAQVQIRGIDLVNLFLPAPDAGDTLRLQTASLHDWDTDERFDLITCVHGLHYVGDKLSLLARAAGWLSSDGQFLAHLDLENLQTVEGTWTTADKREFLRRRFFQYHSRTHLLTCTGQQDVRFPCRYAGASDQAGPNFTGQPAVNSFYQLRETV from the coding sequence ATGACCGCTGAGAAAAAACGCAGCCTGCTGTCAGATGAAGAACTTGAATGGTCGGACGTGGCTGCGAACTGCCGCATGAATCGCGAACGCGAAATCACCGGGACTAACAGCTACACCGCCGACCTGAAACTCAATCCCCTCGAATTTCTGACCGAGAAAATCCAGGCAGGACAGACCGTGCGCTGGCTGGATCTCTGCTGTGGATCGGGACGGGCCTTGATTCAGGCTTACGAACATTTCCAACAAGCGGGACTGTCCGCACAGGTTCAGATTCGAGGCATCGATCTGGTAAATCTGTTTCTGCCTGCCCCTGACGCTGGCGATACACTTCGTCTGCAGACCGCCTCCCTGCATGACTGGGATACGGACGAACGGTTCGATCTGATTACCTGCGTGCATGGTCTGCACTATGTGGGCGATAAACTTTCGCTACTGGCCCGCGCCGCGGGCTGGCTCTCTTCCGACGGCCAGTTCCTGGCTCATCTGGATCTGGAGAATCTGCAAACCGTCGAAGGGACATGGACGACTGCAGACAAACGGGAATTTCTGAGGCGACGATTCTTTCAATACCATTCGCGGACACACCTGCTGACCTGCACGGGACAGCAAGACGTCCGCTTTCCCTGTCGTTACGCGGGTGCTTCGGATCAGGCGGGGCCGAATTTTACCGGGCAACCGGCAGTCAACTCGTTCTACCAGCTGCGGGAAACGGTTTAA
- a CDS encoding DUF1559 domain-containing protein, protein MSTESEPSTKVQRASLSAMALVTFFFLVSCAGMAFLVQTLFQLGTGWIPYLKRTLPTLTVSASGVLWFLFCLALFVTGLHFACRGVYRGKQETAAAEENRDWQLRWSFSLVALLLVLVTSGICLIGVSHQLWWMATGEDRLVYQGGMTGMRRSTSRNILKEIGLAMHNYHDDHNQFPSGGIIDSTGQPQHGWAAWLLPYLDQQELYQQIDFTQPWTSEENRQPYETRLYVFHNPGLDYDFDPLEDYQSDRPGYKPAHYAANQRLLGINSSLRLRDITDGTSYTILGGEVKAGIRAWGDPLNFRDPARGINQGPDTFGGPYGQGAQVLLSDGSVRHVSENIDPTILKALSTPAGGEVNSDDWDQRKPVTGRQNRHD, encoded by the coding sequence GTGAGCACTGAATCAGAACCTTCTACCAAAGTACAGCGCGCCTCCCTGTCTGCCATGGCACTGGTGACGTTCTTTTTTCTGGTCTCTTGCGCGGGAATGGCCTTTCTCGTTCAGACACTGTTTCAGCTGGGAACCGGCTGGATTCCCTATCTGAAACGAACCCTGCCCACGCTGACGGTTTCGGCTTCCGGCGTGTTATGGTTTCTGTTCTGTCTGGCCCTCTTCGTAACCGGACTGCACTTTGCCTGCCGGGGTGTCTATCGTGGGAAACAGGAAACCGCGGCCGCAGAGGAGAACCGCGACTGGCAACTGCGCTGGTCGTTCTCACTGGTGGCACTGCTGCTGGTACTGGTAACCAGTGGCATCTGTCTGATCGGCGTTTCGCATCAACTCTGGTGGATGGCGACCGGGGAAGACAGGCTGGTGTATCAGGGAGGCATGACCGGTATGCGTCGTAGCACGTCGCGGAATATTTTGAAAGAAATTGGCCTGGCAATGCACAACTACCATGACGATCACAATCAATTTCCCAGTGGGGGGATCATTGACTCGACGGGACAACCCCAGCATGGCTGGGCGGCGTGGTTACTGCCTTACCTGGATCAACAGGAACTGTATCAGCAGATCGATTTTACTCAGCCCTGGACATCAGAGGAGAACCGCCAACCTTACGAGACGCGCCTTTATGTCTTCCATAATCCGGGCCTGGATTATGATTTCGATCCCCTGGAAGATTATCAGTCGGATCGCCCCGGATATAAACCCGCACATTATGCGGCGAATCAGCGACTGCTGGGTATTAATTCTTCATTGAGACTCCGTGATATCACCGATGGCACTTCCTACACGATATTGGGAGGGGAAGTCAAAGCAGGCATTCGTGCCTGGGGAGATCCCTTAAATTTCAGGGACCCTGCTCGCGGTATCAATCAGGGACCAGACACATTCGGAGGTCCCTATGGACAAGGGGCTCAGGTTCTGCTCTCAGATGGAAGCGTCCGCCATGTGTCTGAGAACATTGATCCCACTATCCTGAAAGCACTGAGTACCCCTGCAGGAGGAGAGGTAAACTCTGATGACTGGGATCAGAGAAAACCGGTGACAGGCAGGCAGAACAGACATGATTGA
- a CDS encoding DUF1559 domain-containing protein has translation MQENSATSKTETPPLTTLQRFWVALAGGLMLLGLTLGLGLFFLPQTVYALMIGWISYLWRVVPTLTLSISGTLWFLCTLSLFLIGVHLVGRKLYRGTLTTVKRTESTTGVSRWRLRWTATLVSLLLVLITSGISLIGISHQLWWMAAGDQRALLRERPLSLFYPVAFIEGQRRRVSINRLKQIGLGMHNYHDEHHQLPIGATVDATGNPHHGWAARILPYLDQPDLFQQIDFNQSWTAEVNRQVFEKPLRVLENPSLSYDFEPGDNERTDRSGYRPAHYAANQRLLGLNGGLRIRDIKDGTSQTIMGGEVKAGIRAWGNPLNIRDPARGINQGPETFAGPFGPGANALIADGSVRFLSEDIDPAVLKALSTPDGREVLEENPSPSGNTKGGQREH, from the coding sequence ATGCAGGAAAACAGCGCCACCAGCAAAACGGAAACACCACCGTTGACTACACTGCAGCGGTTCTGGGTCGCGCTGGCAGGCGGCCTTATGTTGCTCGGTCTGACTCTCGGCCTGGGACTGTTCTTTCTGCCGCAGACAGTGTACGCACTGATGATCGGCTGGATCAGTTATCTCTGGCGCGTCGTGCCCACGTTGACCCTTTCAATTTCAGGGACACTCTGGTTTCTCTGCACCCTGAGTCTGTTCCTGATCGGAGTCCATCTGGTGGGTAGAAAACTGTATCGAGGAACGCTGACCACTGTGAAGCGGACCGAGTCAACGACGGGTGTTTCGCGGTGGAGACTCCGCTGGACGGCGACCCTGGTCAGCCTGTTACTGGTTCTGATCACCAGTGGCATCAGTCTGATTGGAATCTCGCATCAGCTGTGGTGGATGGCTGCTGGAGATCAGAGGGCTCTACTCAGAGAGCGTCCCCTCTCCCTGTTTTATCCGGTTGCTTTCATCGAAGGTCAGAGACGTCGGGTTTCAATTAACCGTCTCAAGCAGATCGGCCTGGGAATGCACAACTATCATGACGAGCATCACCAGTTACCGATAGGGGCAACCGTGGATGCAACCGGCAATCCACACCACGGCTGGGCGGCGCGGATTTTACCCTACCTGGACCAGCCGGATCTGTTCCAGCAGATCGACTTCAATCAGTCCTGGACGGCCGAGGTGAATCGTCAGGTTTTCGAAAAGCCGCTTCGTGTATTGGAGAATCCGAGCTTGAGCTACGACTTCGAACCGGGTGACAATGAACGGACTGACCGCTCTGGTTACAGGCCGGCGCATTACGCGGCCAATCAACGACTGCTGGGCCTCAATGGCGGTCTGAGAATCCGCGACATCAAGGATGGCACATCACAGACGATCATGGGAGGGGAAGTCAAAGCGGGCATTCGAGCCTGGGGCAATCCCCTGAATATCCGCGACCCCGCGCGGGGCATCAACCAGGGACCTGAAACGTTCGCAGGGCCCTTTGGACCCGGAGCCAATGCCTTAATCGCGGATGGCAGTGTTCGCTTCCTTTCTGAAGACATCGATCCGGCTGTGCTCAAGGCGCTGAGCACACCTGACGGTCGGGAAGTGCTGGAGGAAAATCCATCTCCGTCAGGAAACACAAAAGGAGGGCAGCGTGAGCACTGA
- a CDS encoding DUF1559 domain-containing protein: protein MTDDFHKTGRDVSETEITWGYRLTGLETLGLLLILIAVLGFFQIMFPLLLGFLFLTGWAVYLWRFLSLWTFTVPQFLWCCGLLLAVALVAHLLLNGLYHRFQSTRVDHVQTAVTTKWEKRWTASLLVLVLSLTGFGFALLGLKHTVQELVTTNERLLLVHKGRGRYRRIETRHHLKQLGLAMHNYHNMMSRFPPGGIFDRAGQPQHSWTTQLLPYLDQAYLYNQIDFEQPWTAPENRPHFENRLPVLQNPKLNYDYQPGDLRRDAEHRLKPAHYAANSHVFNVNSAPKIQEIRDGTSNTLLAGEVNSQIKAWGDPTNFRDPMRGINAAPQGFGSPSTGGAYFLLGDGSVRFINENIDPAILKALATPDGGEPVGEY, encoded by the coding sequence ATGACAGATGACTTCCACAAAACCGGGCGGGATGTTTCAGAGACGGAGATCACCTGGGGCTATCGACTGACGGGGCTGGAAACGTTGGGTCTGTTACTGATCCTGATTGCCGTGCTGGGATTTTTTCAAATCATGTTTCCACTGCTCCTCGGGTTCCTGTTCCTGACGGGCTGGGCTGTTTACCTCTGGCGGTTCCTCTCCCTCTGGACCTTTACGGTGCCGCAGTTCCTCTGGTGTTGTGGTCTGCTGCTGGCGGTGGCGCTCGTCGCCCATCTTTTGCTGAACGGTCTCTACCACCGGTTCCAGTCTACCCGAGTTGATCATGTACAGACTGCCGTGACAACAAAATGGGAGAAACGCTGGACGGCCTCACTCCTGGTACTCGTTCTGAGTCTCACGGGTTTCGGCTTTGCACTACTGGGACTGAAGCACACGGTTCAGGAACTGGTGACCACAAACGAGAGACTGCTGCTGGTTCACAAAGGAAGGGGCAGATACCGTCGCATTGAAACCCGTCACCATCTCAAGCAACTGGGCCTCGCGATGCACAATTATCACAACATGATGTCCCGTTTCCCTCCCGGCGGAATTTTTGATCGTGCCGGTCAGCCGCAGCACAGCTGGACCACACAACTGCTGCCCTACCTGGACCAGGCCTATCTGTATAACCAGATCGATTTCGAGCAACCCTGGACAGCACCGGAAAATCGTCCGCATTTCGAGAACAGGTTACCTGTCCTGCAAAACCCGAAGCTAAACTATGATTATCAGCCGGGCGATCTCAGAAGAGACGCCGAACACCGCCTCAAGCCGGCACATTATGCCGCGAATTCCCATGTATTCAATGTGAATTCGGCACCGAAAATTCAGGAGATCAGAGACGGCACTTCGAATACCCTGCTGGCGGGCGAGGTGAATTCCCAAATCAAAGCCTGGGGTGATCCGACCAACTTCCGCGATCCCATGCGTGGTATCAACGCAGCCCCTCAAGGATTCGGCAGCCCTTCGACAGGCGGCGCCTATTTTCTACTGGGAGATGGTTCCGTCCGCTTCATCAATGAAAACATCGATCCGGCAATCCTCAAAGCACTGGCAACACCCGACGGCGGCGAACCAGTGGGGGAGTATTAA
- a CDS encoding DUF1559 domain-containing protein: MSNETKTDPRPARGLGFKLLIVAGCLMILFALLVYCFFLLLLGVVYPFRLGYHLLAGWYLYLQRVGNSLSRSPTQIVWCVVILIFMGAVLHLFLKRGYRLRFQSENSSAVWQPRWTCTILALLLLLLGSSFAVTELTQQVWALVTSQERISFAFDSQGGWKREQSGDQLEELGLALHSHQDVYGHFPAGGTFDQTGQPQHSWLTHLLPFLGEERLYRQIDLGQPWSADANRLPFQQPLYYCLNPGLRETYRGGAEGEPTSAGYQPAQYAANSHVMNANAAPGFQEISDGSSNTLLAGEVNAQFKAWGDPTNFRDPTRGINVDPHGFGGPFQGGAQFLMVDGSVRFINENIDPAILKALATPNGGEPVGEGVWHHDR, translated from the coding sequence ATGTCGAACGAAACGAAAACCGATCCCCGTCCTGCCCGCGGCCTGGGCTTCAAACTGCTGATCGTGGCTGGCTGCCTGATGATCCTGTTTGCGCTGCTGGTTTACTGTTTCTTCCTGCTGCTGTTGGGAGTCGTCTATCCGTTTCGTCTCGGGTATCACCTGCTGGCCGGCTGGTATCTGTATCTGCAGCGCGTGGGGAACAGCTTGAGTCGTTCTCCCACGCAGATCGTCTGGTGTGTCGTCATTCTCATTTTCATGGGCGCCGTCTTGCATCTGTTTTTAAAACGTGGCTATCGCCTGCGATTTCAGTCAGAGAATTCATCCGCAGTCTGGCAACCACGGTGGACCTGTACCATCCTGGCGTTGTTGCTGCTGCTGTTGGGCAGCAGCTTTGCAGTGACCGAGCTGACACAACAGGTCTGGGCGCTGGTCACCAGTCAGGAACGAATCTCATTCGCGTTTGACAGTCAAGGCGGCTGGAAGCGTGAGCAGTCCGGCGATCAACTCGAAGAACTCGGGCTGGCGCTGCACAGTCACCAGGATGTCTATGGACACTTTCCGGCAGGGGGCACCTTCGATCAAACCGGTCAGCCACAGCACAGCTGGCTCACACACCTGCTCCCCTTCCTGGGGGAAGAGCGGCTCTATCGTCAGATCGACCTCGGCCAGCCCTGGTCAGCCGACGCTAATCGTCTCCCCTTTCAGCAGCCCTTGTACTACTGCCTGAATCCCGGTCTGCGGGAGACCTACCGCGGGGGAGCCGAGGGCGAACCGACTTCCGCAGGCTACCAGCCCGCGCAATACGCGGCCAATTCGCATGTCATGAATGCGAATGCGGCGCCGGGTTTTCAGGAGATCAGTGACGGCAGTTCGAATACGCTGCTTGCAGGAGAAGTGAACGCGCAGTTCAAGGCCTGGGGCGATCCAACCAACTTCCGCGATCCAACGCGGGGCATCAACGTTGACCCGCATGGCTTTGGCGGTCCCTTTCAGGGCGGTGCCCAGTTTCTGATGGTCGACGGCTCCGTCCGTTTCATCAATGAAAATATCGATCCCGCCATCCTCAAAGCACTGGCAACACCCAACGGCGGCGAACCGGTGGGTGAGGGAGTGTGGCACCATGACAGATGA